A genomic region of Streptobacillus ratti contains the following coding sequences:
- a CDS encoding chromosomal replication initiator protein DnaA, giving the protein MLEPSKLWEALKKILEDNQISFSDYINHSVRAIDFSNSTLLLQIDDYKSYVEIENIKSEIEKKANQNYGALLGEISIELKKNFKDFLNPNTVNKKDRIFNNLNKKFTFNNYVIGDNNLFAYKLGMAILDGKLSNSPLMIYGDSGLGKTHLAQAIGNEMIEKNPESKVFYTTSTEFSNELIKSFSERTTISFKDKYADLDMLIVDDIQFFENIFGKGDDKIQKEFYNAFNTLHMANKPIILISDKYPEELTNVEARLISRLVSGALVELKMPDKTSRISIIKTIITKENIPMDQELMYFIADELETNIRELEGFVNTIVARAKLMNEVVNKKMIIDELNKKIIRKKSSITSDKILDTVSVYYNIEKEEILGKSRKAEIVRARDASRYLLTNILKITLGEIGKMFSSDHTSIVKALEKIRVMETEDPSNQLLKDIKALKSNIES; this is encoded by the coding sequence ATGTTAGAACCAAGCAAATTATGGGAGGCTTTAAAAAAAATATTAGAGGATAATCAGATTAGTTTTTCTGATTATATTAATCATAGTGTTAGAGCTATAGACTTTAGTAATTCAACTTTATTATTACAAATTGATGATTATAAATCATATGTAGAGATAGAAAATATAAAATCAGAAATAGAGAAAAAAGCCAATCAAAACTATGGTGCATTGCTTGGAGAAATTTCTATAGAGCTTAAAAAGAATTTCAAAGATTTTTTAAATCCTAATACTGTAAATAAAAAAGATAGAATTTTTAATAATCTTAATAAAAAATTTACTTTTAATAACTATGTTATTGGAGATAATAATTTATTTGCATATAAATTGGGTATGGCTATACTTGACGGTAAGTTATCAAATAGTCCACTTATGATATATGGAGATTCAGGATTAGGGAAAACACATTTAGCTCAAGCTATTGGGAATGAAATGATAGAAAAGAATCCTGAAAGTAAGGTATTTTATACTACATCTACAGAATTTTCTAATGAATTAATTAAAAGTTTTAGTGAAAGAACCACTATATCTTTTAAAGATAAATATGCAGATTTAGATATGTTAATAGTAGATGACATACAGTTTTTTGAAAATATATTTGGTAAAGGTGATGATAAGATACAAAAAGAATTCTATAATGCCTTTAATACTTTGCATATGGCAAATAAACCAATAATATTAATATCTGATAAATACCCAGAGGAATTAACTAATGTTGAGGCAAGACTAATTTCAAGGTTAGTTTCAGGTGCTTTAGTAGAACTTAAGATGCCAGATAAAACATCAAGAATTTCAATAATTAAGACAATAATTACTAAAGAAAATATACCTATGGATCAAGAATTAATGTATTTTATAGCTGATGAATTAGAAACGAATATTAGAGAATTAGAGGGCTTTGTTAATACTATAGTTGCAAGAGCTAAATTGATGAATGAAGTAGTTAATAAGAAAATGATAATAGATGAATTAAATAAGAAGATAATTAGAAAAAAAAGTTCTATAACTTCTGATAAGATACTTGATACTGTTTCCGTTTATTATAACATTGAGAAAGAAGAAATATTAGGTAAGAGTAGAAAAGCTGAAATAGTAAGAGCAAGAGATGCTTCAAGGTATTTACTTACCAATATATTAAAAATAACTTTAGGCGAAATAGGTAAAATGTTTAGTTCAGACCATACATCAATAGTTAAAGCACTAGAAAAAATAAGGGTTATGGAAACAGAAGATCCTAGTAATCAATTATTAAAGGATATTAAAGCTTTAAAATCAAATATAGAGAGTTAA